One window of the Trifolium pratense cultivar HEN17-A07 linkage group LG2, ARS_RC_1.1, whole genome shotgun sequence genome contains the following:
- the LOC123909150 gene encoding uncharacterized protein LOC123909150 — MAFTATRNLRFMVTQLGASGRRSFATVTTPKMKHASTTVDAAHNSRVMTLKAELAPVYIVCGMVGVAVVLASHSAFQQLARSPSVHVNKKRRESYPEAYDPDRSINSADKFINGSFLRKMAHIQDSNPTVNDPVHPNPFTRPRSAETLKSVGVESGKR, encoded by the exons ATGGCTTTCACTGCAACG AGAAATTTGCGATTCATGGTGACTCAATTGGGAGCATCCGGAAGGAGATCATTTGCTACGGTCACTACTCCAAAAATGAAACATGCGTCCACAACCGTGGATGCTGCCCACAATTCTAG GGTGATGACACTGAAGGCAGAGTTAGCACCAGTGTACATTGTGTGTGGAATGGTTGGTGTGGCTGTTGTACTTGCATCACACTCTGCCTTTCAACAATTGGCACGTTCTCCAAGTGTTCATGTCAACAAGAAAAGAAGAGAATCATATCCTGAAGCTTATGATCCTGATCGTTCCATCAACTCTGCTGATAAATTCATCAATGGTTCCTTCTTAAGAAAAATGGCTCATATTCAAGATAGTAACCCTACTGTCAATGATCCTGTTCACCCTAATCCTTTCACCCG TCCTCGATCCGCTGAGACATTGAAGTCGGTGGGCGTCGAGTCCGGCAAGCGTTGA
- the LOC123908619 gene encoding protein tesmin/TSO1-like CXC 2 isoform X1 codes for MDMDTPERNQINTTLSKFEDSPVFNYINNLSPIKPVKSAHITQTFNSLTFSSPPSVFTSPHAASFKESRFLRRHSLPGVSKPKDSSEDVNKVYSNEGALADSTLSQHNSCELHDSAGQGISVGDATIELSNEQAKFSDELPQALQYNCGSPGYDPRLCGDAANSLLELSGEAVSDVAYVRDSGKTDSVEAELHLQGTSQIDPKGEGSDCDWDGLIHNASADVLIDAEAFKGLAFKGLMHGSSIRLSDFVPLLQQSTSNNDQKAHLVDSVASGSEHEIHNHCSELVAVTDTCPSQDNLANGSLMTSDPNEKMDNELVSVTHRGIRRRCLDFEMASVRKKISDDNSNTGSSTTQSEVRNAANEKQLLPAKRNANSQRSILRGIGLHLNALATVKDHKGKQNENVTSGDQLGLASSTSLLLSACQENQRLSILSVSVSSERETDPSDNGVQPPEDCPQALAYMAADDFNQNSPKKKRRKSEPVGETEGCKRCNCKKSKCLKLYCECFAAGVYCIEPCSCQECFNKPIHEDTVLQTRKQIESRNPLAFAPKVIRSADSVPEVGIDPNKTPASARHKRGCNCKKSSCLKKYCECYQGGVGCSINCRCEGCKNAFGRKDGSASIGIEGETEEETETSDKGLDEKAIQKTEIQNIEDHPESSLVSTPLQLSRPLLPMPFSSKGKPPRSFVTTITGSGYFASQKHAMPNSLWSQSKPFQTIPDDEMPEILRGDSSPIACIKTSSPNGKRISSPNCEMGSSPARRGGRKLILQSIPSFPSLTPHP; via the exons atggaTATGGATACACCAGAGAGGAACCAGATCAACACTACTCTCTCTAAATTCGAG GATTCACCGGTATTCAACTATATCAACAATTTGTCTCCTATAAAGCCAGTTAAATCTGCTCACATTACTCAAACTTTCAATTCACTTACCTTTTCATCTCCTCCATCTGTTTTCACATCACCACACGCCGCTTCTTTCAAGGAGTCGAGATTCCTACGCCG ACATAGCCTACCGGGCGTATCAAAGCCTAAGGATTCGTCTGAAGATGTAAATAAAGTGTACTCAAATGAAGGGGCTCTTGCAGATTCAACTCTTTCACAGCATAACTCATGTGAATTACATGACAGTGCTGGTCAAGGGATTTCGGTAGGAGATGCTACTATTGAGCTATCGAACGAACAGGCAAAGTTCTCAGATGAGCTACCACAGGCATTACAGTATAATTGTGGTAGTCCTGGTTATGATCCTCGGCTATGTGGTGATGCGGCTAACTCTCTTTTGGAATTGTCTGGTGAAGCTGTATCAGATGTTGCTTATGTTCGGGATAGTGGTAAAACAGATTCGGTTGAGGCTGAATTGCATCTTCAAGGAACAAGTCAGATCGATCCAAAGGGTGAAGGCTCTGACTGTGATTGGGATGGTTTAATTCACAATGCTTCTGCTGATGTGTTAATTGATGCGGAAGCTTTCAAGGGCTTAGCGTTTAAGGGTCTAATGCATGGCTCTTCTATACGGCTTAGCGATTTTGTTCCCTTGTTACAACAATCTACCAGCAATAATGATCAGAAAGCACACTTGGTGGACTCAGTTGCTTCTGGTTCTGAACATGAAATTCACAATCATTGTTCTGAGCTAGTTGCTGTGACGGACACTTGCCCTTCACAGGACAATCTTGCTAATGGCTCTTTGATGACTAGCGATCCAAATGAGAAAATGGATAATGAG CTTGTTTCTGTGACGCACCGTGGTATTCGGAGGCGCTGTCTTGACTTTGAGATGGCCAGTGTGCGAAAGAAGATCTCAGATGATAATTCAAACACCGGCTCTAGTACAACACAGTCTGAAGTAAGAAATGCTGCTAATGAAAAACAACTGCTCCCTGCAAAGCGCAATGCAAATTCACAAAGGTCCATTTTGCGGGGTATCGGTTTACACCTGAATGCACTTGCTACCGTAAAGGATCACAAAGGCAAGCAAAATGAAAATGTGACTTCTGGAGACCAACTCGGTCTGGCCAGCTCTACTTCCTTGTTACTCTCTGCGTGCCAAGAAAATCAACGTCTATCGATTTTATCTGTATCGGTATCCTCTGAAAGAGAAACGGACCCATCAGACAATGGGGTTCAGCCCCCTGAAGATTGTCCCCAGGCACTAGCTTACATGGCTGCTGATGATTTCAACCAGAATAGCCCCAAAAAGAAAAG GCGTAAGTCAGAGCCAGTTGGCGAAACTGAGGGCTGCAAACGTTGTAATTGCAAGAAATCAAAGTGCCTGAAGCT TTATTGTGAGTGTTTTGCTGCTGGTGTTTACTGCATAGAACCCTGCTCCTGTCAGGAATGCTTCAACAAGCCTATTCATGAAGATACTGTTCTTCAAACTCGCAAACAGATTGAATCCCGCAACCCTCTTGCATTTGCTCCTAAAGTCATACGAAGTGCAGACTCTGTGCCTGAAGTAGGG ATTGACCCAAACAAAACTCCAGCTTCAGCACGCCATAAAAGAGGGTGCAACTGCAAGAAATCAAGCTGCCTAAAGAAATATTGTGAATGCTATCAG GGTGGTGTTGGTTGCTCCATTAACTGCAGATGTGAAGGGTGCAAGAACGCATTCGGTAGAAAGGATG GATCTGCTTCAATAGGGATAGAAGGTGAGACAGAAGAAGAAACAGAAACAAGTGACAAGGGTCTGGACGAAAAGGCTATTCAGAAAACtgaaattcaaaatattgaaGATCATCCAGAGTCTTCTTTGGTCTCAACACCGTTACAGCTTTCCAG GCCATTGCTTCCGATGCCCTTTTCATCAAAGGGAAAGCCACCAAGATCTTTTGTTACAACCATCACTGGTTCTGGATATTTTGCCAGCCAAAAGCATGCGATGCCAAATTCTCTATGGTCTCAATCTAAGCCTTTTCAGACTATTCCAGACGATGAAATGCCAGAGATTCTCCGTGGTGATAGCTCTCCTATTGCATGCATCAAAACATCATCTCCAAATGGCAAGAGGATCTCTTCTCCTAACTGTGAAATGGGATCATCTCCTGCTCGCAGAGGCGGAAGGAAGTTGATATTACAATCTATTCCTTCATTTCCTTCTCTCACCCCTCACCCTTAG
- the LOC123908654 gene encoding pentatricopeptide repeat-containing protein At3g22690: MATTLHPSSPILLLPTTQNAKNSSSHNHLLQNCKTLNELKQLHCNMMKKGLSHNPKNINKLIAACVQIATHESLNYALNVFKEGERTMSCSLYNCNSLIRGFASSGLGQEAIFIYLHMILVMGILPDKFTFPFLLSACSKIMAFSEGVQVHGVIFKMGLEKDLFVANSLIHFYAECGKVDLGRKVFDKMLERNVVSWTSLINGYSGVNMAKEAVSLFFEMVEAGVEPNPVTMVCAISACAKLKDLELGRKVYAFMNKLGVELNTLVVNALLDMYMKCGDMYAARGIFDELDDKNLVMYNTIMSNCVQHGLAGEVLVVLDEMMRKGWRPDKVTMLSTIAACAQLGDLSVGKSSHAYVFRNGLESWDNISNAIIDMYMKCGKREAACKVFDSMSNKTVVTWNSLIAGLVRDGDMELALRIFGEMPESDLVSWNTMIGPMVQASMFEEAIDLFREMQNQGIKGDSVTMVGVASACGYLGAHDLAKWIYTYIEKNDVLIDMQLGTALVDMFSRCGDPRNAMRVFENMEKRDVSAWTAAIRVMAVEGNAKGAIDLFNEMLKQEVMPDDYVFVALLTACSHGGYVDQGRQLFWSMEKTHGVSPQIIHYGCMVDLLGRAGLLEEALDFIKSMPMEPNDVIWGSFIAACRKHKNVELARCADEKITQLDPERVGVHVLLSNIYAAAGKWTDVARVRLQMKEKGFQKVAGSSSIEVHGLIREFTSGDESHTENTQIGLMLQEINCRLSQVGYVPDTTNVLLDIDEKEKKHLLCRHSEKLALAYGLINTSKGIPIRVIKNLRMCSDCHSFAKLVSKLYSREIAVRDNNRYHFFKEGFCSCRDYW, encoded by the coding sequence ATGGCTACAACCCTTCATCCATCATCACCTATTCTCTTACTCCCCACAACCCAAAATGCCAAAAACTCATCATCACATAATCACTTACTTCAAAACTGCAAAACCCTCAATGAACTGAAACAATTACACTGTAACATGATGAAGAAAGGTCTTTCTCACAACCCCAAAAACATTAACAAGCTCATTGCTGCTTGTGTTCAAATAGCTACACATGAAAGTTTGAACTATGCTCTAAATGTTTTCAAGGAAGGTGAAAGAACCATGTCTTGTTCCCTTTACAATTGCAACTCTCTGATTAGAGGGTTTGCTTCATCTGGGTTAGGTCAAGAAGCAATTTTTATTTACCTTCATATGATATTAGTGATGGGTATTTTACCTGACAAGTTTACCTTTCCATTTTTGCTTAGTGCTTGTTCTAAGATTATGGCTTTTTCTGAAGGTGTTCAAGTTCATGGGGTGATTTTTAAGATGGGTTTGGAGAAAGATTTATTTGTTGCTAACTCTTTGATACATTTTTATGCTGAATGTGGAAAAGTTGATTTGGGACGaaaggtgtttgataaaatgcttGAGAGAAATGTTGTGTCGTGGACTAGTTTGATTAATGGTTATAGTGGGGTGAATATGGCTAAGGAGGCTGTGTCTCTGTTCTTTGAGATGGTTGAGGCGGGTGTTGAACCGAATCCTGTGACTATGGTTTGTGCTATATCTGCTTGTGCTAAGTTGAAGGATCTTGAATTGGGTAGAAAAGTGTACGCTTTTATGAACAAGTTGGGGGTGGAACTTAATACGCTTGTGGTGAATGCACTGCTTGATATGTACATGAAATGCGGAGACATGTATGCTGCAAGGGGAATTTTTGATGAATTGGATGATAAGAATTTGGTTATGTATAATACTATCATGTCGAATTGTGTGCAACATGGGCTGGCTGGTGAAGTGCTAGTGGTTTTGGATGAAATGATGCGAAAAGGATGGCGACCAGATAAGGTAACCATGTTATCTACTATTGCAGCTTGTGCACAGTTAGGTGATCTTTCTGTTGGGAAGTCATCTCATGCTTATGTCTTCAGGAATGGTTTAGAGAGTTGGGACAACATTTCCAATGCCATCATTGACATGTACATGAAATGCGGCAAAAGAGAAGCTGCTTGCAAAGTTTTTGACAGTATGTCAAACAAGACGGTGGTGACATGGAATTCGTTAATTGCTGGTTTGGTTAGAGACGGTGACATGGAATTAGCTTTGAGAATCTTTGGTGAGATGCCAGAGAGTGATCTTGTATCCTGGAATACTATGATTGGTCCCATGGTTCAAGCAAGCATGTTTGAGGAAGCAATTGATTTATTTAGGGAGATGCAAAACCAAGGGATTAAAGGAGATAGTGTGACAATGGTGGGCGTTGCATCTGCCTGTGGATATTTAGGAGCTCATGATCTTGCTAAGTGGATCTATACTTACATTGAGAAAAATGACGTTCTCATTGACATGCAACTTGGCACAGCTTTGGTTGACATGTTTTCTAGATGTGGCGATCCTCGAAATGCTATGCGTGTTTTTGAAAATATGGAAAAACGTGATGTGTCTGCTTGGACTGCTGCCATCAGAGTTATGGCAGTGGAAGGAAATGCAAAAGGAGCTATTGACCTTTTTAATGAGATGCTCAAACAAGAGGTGATGCCAGATGATTATGTTTTTGTGGCACTATTGACAGCATGTAGTCATGGTGGATATGTGGACCAAGGGAGGCAACTTTTTTGGTCGATGGAAAAAACCCATGGAGTAAGTCCTCAGATTATTCATTACGGATGTATGGTTGATTTGCTTGGTCGAGCTGGGTTGTTGGAAGAAGCTCTTGATTTCATAAAAAGCATGCCAATGGAACCTAATGATGTTATATGGGGATCTTTTATAGCAGCTTGTCGGAAACACAAAAACGTTGAATTGGCACGTTGTGCAGATGAAAAGATAACTCAATTAGACCCAGAAAGAGTTGGGGTTCATGTGCTCCTATCCAATATCTATGCAGCAGCTGGAAAATGGACTGATGTAGCTAGAGTGAGGTTGCAAATGAAGGAGAAAGGGTTTCAGAAAGTAGCTGGATCAAGCTCGATAGAAGTTCACGGATTAATTCGCGAGTTCACCTCTGGTGACGAATCACATACAGAGAACACCCAAATTGGATTAATGCTACAGGAAATAAACTGCAGGCTAAGTCAGGTGGGGTATGTTCCTGATACAACCAATGTCTTACTTGATATTGATGAGAAGGAGAAAAAGCATTTGCTCTGCAGACATAGTGAAAAACTAGCCCTGGCATATGGATTAATCAATACCAGTAAAGGAATACCTATACGGGTAATAAAAAATCTGAGAATGTGTTCTGATTGTCACTCGTTTGCAAAATTAGTGTCAAAACTATACAGTAGGGAAATAGCTGTTCGAGATAATAACAGGTATCATTTTTTCAAGGAAGGATTCTGTTCTTGTAGAGATTATTGGTAG
- the LOC123908619 gene encoding protein tesmin/TSO1-like CXC 2 isoform X2 produces the protein MDMDTPERNQINTTLSKFEDSPVFNYINNLSPIKPVKSAHITQTFNSLTFSSPPSVFTSPHAASFKESRFLRRHSLPGVSKPKDSSEDVNKVYSNEGALADSTLSQHNSCELHDSAGQGISVGDATIELSNEQAKFSDELPQALQYNCGSPGYDPRLCGDAANSLLELSGEAVSDVAYVRDSGKTDSVEAELHLQGTSQIDPKGEGSDCDWDGLIHNASADVLIDAEAFKGLAFKGLMHGSSIRLSDFVPLLQQSTSNNDQKAHLVDSVASGSEHEIHNHCSELVAVTDTCPSQDNLANGSLMTSDPNEKMDNELVSVTHRGIRRRCLDFEMASVRKKISDDNSNTGSSTTQSEVRNAANEKQLLPAKRNANSQRSILRGIGLHLNALATVKDHKGKQNENVTSGDQLGLASSTSLLLSACQENQRLSILSVSVSSERETDPSDNGVQPPEDCPQALAYMAADDFNQNSPKKKRRKSEPVGETEGCKRCNCKKSKCLKLYCECFAAGVYCIEPCSCQECFNKPIHEDTVLQTRKQIESRNPLAFAPKVIRSADSVPEIDPNKTPASARHKRGCNCKKSSCLKKYCECYQGGVGCSINCRCEGCKNAFGRKDGSASIGIEGETEEETETSDKGLDEKAIQKTEIQNIEDHPESSLVSTPLQLSRPLLPMPFSSKGKPPRSFVTTITGSGYFASQKHAMPNSLWSQSKPFQTIPDDEMPEILRGDSSPIACIKTSSPNGKRISSPNCEMGSSPARRGGRKLILQSIPSFPSLTPHP, from the exons atggaTATGGATACACCAGAGAGGAACCAGATCAACACTACTCTCTCTAAATTCGAG GATTCACCGGTATTCAACTATATCAACAATTTGTCTCCTATAAAGCCAGTTAAATCTGCTCACATTACTCAAACTTTCAATTCACTTACCTTTTCATCTCCTCCATCTGTTTTCACATCACCACACGCCGCTTCTTTCAAGGAGTCGAGATTCCTACGCCG ACATAGCCTACCGGGCGTATCAAAGCCTAAGGATTCGTCTGAAGATGTAAATAAAGTGTACTCAAATGAAGGGGCTCTTGCAGATTCAACTCTTTCACAGCATAACTCATGTGAATTACATGACAGTGCTGGTCAAGGGATTTCGGTAGGAGATGCTACTATTGAGCTATCGAACGAACAGGCAAAGTTCTCAGATGAGCTACCACAGGCATTACAGTATAATTGTGGTAGTCCTGGTTATGATCCTCGGCTATGTGGTGATGCGGCTAACTCTCTTTTGGAATTGTCTGGTGAAGCTGTATCAGATGTTGCTTATGTTCGGGATAGTGGTAAAACAGATTCGGTTGAGGCTGAATTGCATCTTCAAGGAACAAGTCAGATCGATCCAAAGGGTGAAGGCTCTGACTGTGATTGGGATGGTTTAATTCACAATGCTTCTGCTGATGTGTTAATTGATGCGGAAGCTTTCAAGGGCTTAGCGTTTAAGGGTCTAATGCATGGCTCTTCTATACGGCTTAGCGATTTTGTTCCCTTGTTACAACAATCTACCAGCAATAATGATCAGAAAGCACACTTGGTGGACTCAGTTGCTTCTGGTTCTGAACATGAAATTCACAATCATTGTTCTGAGCTAGTTGCTGTGACGGACACTTGCCCTTCACAGGACAATCTTGCTAATGGCTCTTTGATGACTAGCGATCCAAATGAGAAAATGGATAATGAG CTTGTTTCTGTGACGCACCGTGGTATTCGGAGGCGCTGTCTTGACTTTGAGATGGCCAGTGTGCGAAAGAAGATCTCAGATGATAATTCAAACACCGGCTCTAGTACAACACAGTCTGAAGTAAGAAATGCTGCTAATGAAAAACAACTGCTCCCTGCAAAGCGCAATGCAAATTCACAAAGGTCCATTTTGCGGGGTATCGGTTTACACCTGAATGCACTTGCTACCGTAAAGGATCACAAAGGCAAGCAAAATGAAAATGTGACTTCTGGAGACCAACTCGGTCTGGCCAGCTCTACTTCCTTGTTACTCTCTGCGTGCCAAGAAAATCAACGTCTATCGATTTTATCTGTATCGGTATCCTCTGAAAGAGAAACGGACCCATCAGACAATGGGGTTCAGCCCCCTGAAGATTGTCCCCAGGCACTAGCTTACATGGCTGCTGATGATTTCAACCAGAATAGCCCCAAAAAGAAAAG GCGTAAGTCAGAGCCAGTTGGCGAAACTGAGGGCTGCAAACGTTGTAATTGCAAGAAATCAAAGTGCCTGAAGCT TTATTGTGAGTGTTTTGCTGCTGGTGTTTACTGCATAGAACCCTGCTCCTGTCAGGAATGCTTCAACAAGCCTATTCATGAAGATACTGTTCTTCAAACTCGCAAACAGATTGAATCCCGCAACCCTCTTGCATTTGCTCCTAAAGTCATACGAAGTGCAGACTCTGTGCCTGAA ATTGACCCAAACAAAACTCCAGCTTCAGCACGCCATAAAAGAGGGTGCAACTGCAAGAAATCAAGCTGCCTAAAGAAATATTGTGAATGCTATCAG GGTGGTGTTGGTTGCTCCATTAACTGCAGATGTGAAGGGTGCAAGAACGCATTCGGTAGAAAGGATG GATCTGCTTCAATAGGGATAGAAGGTGAGACAGAAGAAGAAACAGAAACAAGTGACAAGGGTCTGGACGAAAAGGCTATTCAGAAAACtgaaattcaaaatattgaaGATCATCCAGAGTCTTCTTTGGTCTCAACACCGTTACAGCTTTCCAG GCCATTGCTTCCGATGCCCTTTTCATCAAAGGGAAAGCCACCAAGATCTTTTGTTACAACCATCACTGGTTCTGGATATTTTGCCAGCCAAAAGCATGCGATGCCAAATTCTCTATGGTCTCAATCTAAGCCTTTTCAGACTATTCCAGACGATGAAATGCCAGAGATTCTCCGTGGTGATAGCTCTCCTATTGCATGCATCAAAACATCATCTCCAAATGGCAAGAGGATCTCTTCTCCTAACTGTGAAATGGGATCATCTCCTGCTCGCAGAGGCGGAAGGAAGTTGATATTACAATCTATTCCTTCATTTCCTTCTCTCACCCCTCACCCTTAG
- the LOC123909148 gene encoding serine/threonine-protein kinase STY13-like → MDFEGEGISTPKREMEGEGGVMNSKMKGAGNQSSKDMIFRADKIDLKSLDAQLEKHLSKVWSRSATFNESKRPREEWEIDLAKLDLRYIVAHGAYGTVYRGTYDTQDVAVKVLDWGEDGVATAAETAALRASFKQEVAVWHKLDHPNVTKFVGASMGTSNLKIPSKNSSTDDQETLPSRACCVIVEFLTGGTLKQYLIRNRRKKLAYRVVVQLALDLARGLSYLHSKKIVHRDVKTENMLLDGSRNLKIADFGVARVEALNPSDMTGETGTLGYMAPEVLDGKPYNRTCDVYSFGICLWEVYCCDMPYADLSFADVSSAVVRQNLRPDIPRCCPSALASIMRKCWDANPNKRPEMSDVVKMLEALDTSKGGGMIPEDQSSGCFCFSPARGP, encoded by the exons ATGGATTTTGAAGGTGAAGGTATTAGCACACCAAAGAGGGAAATGGAAGGAGAAGGAGGTGTGATGAATTCAAAGATGAAGGGTGCAGGAAACCAAAGCAGCAAAGATATGATTTTCCGAGCTGATAAGATTGATCTCAAGAGTTTGGATGCTCAATTGGAAAAGCACTTAAGTAAGGTTTGGTCAAGAAGTGCCACTTTCAATGAGTCAAAAAGGCCTAGAGAAGAGTGGGAGATTGATTTGGCCAAATTGGATTTAAGGTATATTGTTGCTCATGGTGCTTATGGTACTGTCTATAGAGGAACCTATGATACTCAAGATGTTGCAG TCAAGGTGTTGGATTGGGGTGAGGATGGTGTTGCCACTGCTGCGGAAACTGCTGCGTTACGCGCATCTTTTAAGCAGGAGGTTGCTGTCTGGCACAAACTCGACCATCCAAATGTCACCAAA TTTGTTGGAGCTTCAATGGGAACTTCGAATCTTAAGATTCCTTCGAAAAACTCTTCAACCGACGATCAAGAAACACTTCCTTCTAGGGCCTGTTGCGTTATTGTCGAGTTTCTTACTGGTGGAACACTAAAACAATACTTAATCAGAAATAGGCGGAAGAAACTTGCTTATAGGGTTGTGGTTCAGCTTGCTTTGGACCTCGCCAGAGG TCTTAGCTATCTACATTCGAAGAAGATTGTTCACCGTGATGTTAAGACGGAGAATATGTTGCTAGATGGTAGCCGGAATCTAAAGATAGCTGATTTTGGAGTTGCTCGTGTTGAAGCTTTGAATCCAAGTGACATGACCGGTGAAACTGGAACTCTTGGATATATGGCTCCGGAG GTTTTGGATGGAAAACCTTACAACAGGACATGTGATGTCTATAGCTTTGGCATTTGCTTGTGGGAAGTTTATTGCTGTGATATGCCCTATGCAGATCTAAGCTTTGCTGACGTGTCTTCTGCTGTCGTCCGTCAG AATTTACGCCCGGATATTCCAAGGTGTTGTCCAAGTGCATTGGCGAGCATCATGCGGAAATGCTGGGATGCGAATCCGAACAAACGTCCAGAAATGAGCGATGTGGTGAAAATGCTAGAAGCACTGGATACAAGCAAAGGTGGCGGCATGATACCTGAAGATCAGAGTTCAGGTTGCTTTTGTTTTTCACCGGCTCGCGGTCCTTAA